One Novipirellula galeiformis genomic window, GATCACCAACCTTCCGATCAGCCGCTTTCTCGATGAACTGCTCCTGGGTGATCAACTCGATGAGTACATGCACAAGCTGATCGACAGCTTCAACCCACTGACGGTCGAGGGGGTCATGTGTCGCACGATGGTCTCGGTTGATTGGCAGGGAAACTTGTTCGATTGCGATTTCAACCAGATGTTGAACATGGGATTGCCTGCGGACCTACCACAACACATTTCAGATTTCGATCCCGCGAGACTTGGCGACCGCGTGATCCAAACCGGCCGACATTGCTTTGGTTGCACCGCCGGATGTGGATCGGGATGCCAAGGAGCGGTCGTTAAGATCGGAGCAGCAAAATGATCGTCCTTCTTGCCCTCGTTGCCGGGATTTTGCTGGCCTATGCCAACGGTGCAAACGACAACTTCAAAGGCGTCGCCACGTTGTATGGCAGCGAGACGACGACGTACCGTCGAGCACTCATGTGGGCGACGGCAACCACGGCGGCAGGTTCGCTGACGGCCGTTTGGCTCGCCCGCGAATTGCTAGAACGATTCTCGGGAAAAGGAATCGTGCCGGACGCACTCGTGGCTCAGAATGAATTCGGAGTTGCCGTCGCGTTGGCGGCAGGAATCACTGTGATGCTGGCCAGCCGCCTTGGATTTCCGATCTCCACCACCCATGCTTTGGTGGGGGCGATGGTCGGGGCGGCGGGTGCCTCATCCTTTGCCGTCGATTGGAATATTCTGTCGTCCAAGCTGATGGCACCGCTGCTGCTGAGTCCCTTGGTTGCGATCCTCGTTACAACAGTCCTCTATTTGACGTTTCGTCGAACTCGGGTCGCGATGGGGATTGCGAAAGAAACATGCCTTTGCAGTGGTCGTGAAGTCGTCGAGGTTGTTCCGCTGGGATCGGGCGTGA contains:
- a CDS encoding inorganic phosphate transporter, producing the protein MIVLLALVAGILLAYANGANDNFKGVATLYGSETTTYRRALMWATATTAAGSLTAVWLARELLERFSGKGIVPDALVAQNEFGVAVALAAGITVMLASRLGFPISTTHALVGAMVGAAGASSFAVDWNILSSKLMAPLLLSPLVAILVTTVLYLTFRRTRVAMGIAKETCLCSGREVVEVVPLGSGVMAMARAEELSITLGTNVSCRDHYAGTFVGVDARQLLDAMHFLSAGMVSFARGLNDTPKIAALLLIVPALNSLTATVVCGLAIAIGGWLGAKKIAEKLSHGITEMNAGQGFSANLVTSVLVVFASRWGLPVSTTHVSCGALFGIGSVTGQAHWKSIGQILLAWVTTLPAAAVIAWFVFNVLT